Genomic DNA from Candidatus Cetobacterium colombiensis:
TTTGTGGAGATGATAAGATGGTCAATATAACAGATGTAAAACAGATTCTTCAATTTGCAATAGATGCGGAGATTAAAGTCTTTCTTGATGGTGGCTGGGGTGTAGATGCTCTTCTTGGATATCAGTCAAGAGCCCATAATGATATTGACATTTTTGTAGAAAAGAACGATTATCAGAACTTTATAGAAATAATGAAAGCTAATGGCTTTTATGAGATTAAGATGGAATATACAACATTGAACCATACTGTATGGGAAGATTTGAAAAACAGAATTATTGATTTGCATTGTTTTGAATATACGGACGAAGGTGAAATTCTTTATGATGGGGATTGTTTTCCGGTAGAAACTTTTTCGGGTAAAGGAAGAATTGAGGAAATAGAGGTTTCCTGTATTGAACCATATAGTCAAGTAATGTTCCATCTGGGATACGAGTTTGATGAAAATGATGCACATGATGTGAAGTTATTGTGTGAGACATTTCATATCGAAATTCCAAATGAGTATAGATAACTGCAAATAACAGTTTGTAGGGGAGTTCTGATACTCCCCTATAAAAATGGCTATTTATCAACTGTTTGTTGTGACATAGCCA
This window encodes:
- the lnu(C) gene encoding lincosamide nucleotidyltransferase Lnu(C) — its product is MVNITDVKQILQFAIDAEIKVFLDGGWGVDALLGYQSRAHNDIDIFVEKNDYQNFIEIMKANGFYEIKMEYTTLNHTVWEDLKNRIIDLHCFEYTDEGEILYDGDCFPVETFSGKGRIEEIEVSCIEPYSQVMFHLGYEFDENDAHDVKLLCETFHIEIPNEYR